A window from Camelus dromedarius isolate mCamDro1 chromosome 9, mCamDro1.pat, whole genome shotgun sequence encodes these proteins:
- the FCSK gene encoding L-fucose kinase isoform X1, translating to MVWVFPRKLRDLGTPGTGRTGRKPTLTEMEQLKGVDWTVIILTCQYKDSVEVFQKELEIRQKREQIPARTLLLAVEDPEVRVGSGGATLNALLVAAEHLSARAGFTVVTSDVLHSAWILILHMGRDFPFDDCGRAFTCLPVENRQAPVEAVVCNLDCLLDIMSHRLGPGSPPGVWVCSTDMLLSVPTNPGISWDGFQGARVIALPGSMTYAQNHGVYLTDSQGFVLDIYYRGTEAEIQQCAKPDGRVPLVSGIAFFSVETAEHLLATHVSPPLDACTYMGLDSGARPVQLSLFFDILLCMARNVRREDFLVGRPPEMGQGDVDVADYLHGARAELWRELRDQPLTLAYVPDGSYSYMTNSASEFLHSLTFPGAPGAQIVHSQVEERQLLGTGSSVVSCLLEGPVQLGPGSVLQHCHLRGPIHIGTGCFVSGLDAAQSKALHGLELRDLILQGHHMQLHGSPGWAFTLTGRLDSWERQGTGTYLNMSWTEFFQKTGIRDWDLWDPDMPPTERCLLSARLFPVLHPSRALGPQDMLWMLDPQEDGGKALRAWRTSWRLSWEQLQQCLDRAATLASRRDLFFRQAQHKVRRVLEARQDLSLRPLIRAAVHEGCPGPLMATLDQVAAGAGDPGVAARALACVADVLGCMAEGQGGLRSGPAANPEWVQPFSYLECGDLAGGVEALAQERDKWLSRPALLVRAARHYEGAGQILIRQAVMSAQHFVSMEPVELPVPGQWVVAECPARVDFSGGWSDTPPLAYELGGAVLGLAVRVDGRRPIGARARRIPEPELRLAVGPQQDKMAMKIVCWSLDDLQDYCQPHAPGALLKAAFICAGIVSIHSKLPLSEQLLCTFGGGFELHTWSELPHGSGLGTSSILAGAALAALQRAAGRAVGMEALIHAVLHLEQVLTTGGGWQDQVGGLMPGIKVGRSQAQLPLKVEVEEITVPASFVQKLNDHLLLVYTGKTRLARNLLQDVLRSWYARLPDVVQNAHNLVQHTEACAEAFRQGSLPLLGQCLTSYWEQKKLMAPGCEPLAVRHMMDVLAPHVHGQSLAGAGGGGFLYLLTKEPRQKEALEAVLAKTEGLGNYSVHLVEVDTQGLSLKLLGTETST from the exons ATGGTCTGGGTCTTTCCACGGAAGCTCCGGGACCTGGGGACACCCGGGACAGGAAGGACAGGCAG AAAGCCAACTTTGACAGAAATGGAGCAGCTGAAGGGGGTTGATTGGACGGTCATCATCCTGACATGCCAGTACAAGGACAGCGTTGAGGTCTTCCAGAAAG AGCTGGAAATACGACAGAAGCGAGAGCAGATCCCTGCCAGGACGCTGCTGCTGGCTGTGGAGGACCCCGAGGTTCGTGTGGGCAGTGGAGGAGCCACCCTCAATGCCCTGCTGGTGGCTGCTGAGCACCTGAGTGCCCGTGCAGGCTTCACT GTGGTCACGTCAGATGTTCTGCATTCAGCCTGGATCCTCATCCTGCACATG GGCCGAGACTTCCCCTTCGATGACTGTGGCCGGGCCTTCACCTGCCTCCCTGTGGAGAACCGCCAGGCCCCTGTGGAGGCCGTAGTTTGCAACCTGGACTGCTTGCTGGACATCATGAGCCATCGG CTGGGCCCTGGCTCCCCACCAGGTGTGTGGGTCTGCAGTACTGACATGCTGCTGTCTGTTCCTACAAACCCAG GGATCAGCTGGGACGGCTTCCAGGGAGCCAGAGTGATCGCCCTTCCAGGGAGCATGACCTACGCCCAGAACCACGGTGTTTACCTCACTGACTCCCAG GGCTTCGTTTTGGACATTTACTACCGGGGCACCGAGGCAGAGATCCAGCAATGTGCCAAGCCTGATGGTCGGGTACCACTG GTTTCTGGGATTGCCTTTTTCTCTGTGGAGACTGCTGAGCACCTCCTGGCCACCCATGTGAGCCCGCCTCTGGACGCCTGCACCTACATGGGCTTGGACTCTGGAGCCCGGCCTGTCCAG CTGTCTCTATTTTTTGACATCCTGCTCTGCATGGCCCGAAATGTGAGAAGGGAGGACTTCCTGGTGGGGCGGCCCCCGGAGATGGGGCAAGGTGATGTGGACGTCGCAGATTATCTGCATGGTGCCCGGGCTGAGCTGTGGAGGGAGCTTCGTGATCAGCCCCTCACATTGG CATATGTCCCTGACGGTAGCTACAGCTACATGACCAACTCAGCCAGTGAGTTCCTGCACAGCCTCACATTCCCAGGAGCTCCTGGGGCCCAGATCGTGCACTCCCAAGTGGAG GAGCGGCAGCTACTGGGGACTGGGAGTTCTGTGGTCAGCTGCCTGCTGGAGGGCCCTGTGCAACTGGGTCCGGGAAGTGTCCTGCAGCACTGCCACCTGCGG GGCCCCATTCACATCGGCACTGGCTGCTTTGTGAGTGGCCTGGATGCAGCCCAGTCCAAGGCACTGCATGGCTTGGAGCTGCGTGACCTGATCCTGCAGGGACACCACATGCAGCTACATGGCTCCCCTGGCTGGGCCTTCACTCTCACTGGCCGACTGGACAGCTGGGAA aGACAGGGGAcaggaacgtatctcaacatgtCTTGGACTGAATTCTTCCAGAAGACAGGCATTCG AGACTGGGATCTGTGGGACCCAGACATGCCCCCCACTGAACGCTGCCTTCTCAGTGCCCGCCTCTTTCCCGTGCTCCACCCCTCGAgggccctggggccccaggaTATGCTGTGGATGCTGGACCCCCAGGAGGATGGGGGCAAAGCTCTGCGGGCTTGGCGAACCTCCTGGCGTCTCTCCTGGGAGCAGCTGCAGCAGTGCCTGGACCGGGCTGCCACACTGGCTTCCCGCCGGGACCTGTTTTTCCGCCAGGCCCAGCATAAGGTGAGGCGTGTGCTGGAGGCTCGGCAGGATCTCAGCCTGCGCCCGCTGATCCGGGCTGCTGTCCACgagggctgtcctgggcccctgaTGGCCACATTGGACCAGG TGGCAGCTGGTGCAGGAGACCCTGGTGTGGCAGCCCGGGCACTCGCCTGTGTGGCGGATGTACTGGGCTGCATGGCAGAGGGCCAAGGAGGCTTACGGAGTGGGCCAGCTGCCAACCCCGAGTGGGTGCAGCCCTTCTCGTATCTGGAGTGTGGAGACCTGGCAGGGGGTGTGGAGGCACTTGCTCAAGAGCGGGACAAGTGGCTGAGCAG ACCAGCCTTGCTAGTGCGAGCTGCCCGCCACTATGAGGGGGCTGGGCAGATCCTGATCCGCCAGGCTGTGATGTCAGCCCAACACTTTGTCTCCATGGAACCGGTGGAGCTGCCCGTACCTGGGCAGTGGGTGGTGGCTGAGTGCCCGGCTCGAGTGGATTTCTCTG GGGGCTGGAGTGACACACCGCCCCTTGCCTATGAGCTTGGTGGGGCAGTGCTGGGCCTGGCTGTGCGAGTGGATGGCCGCCGGCCCATTGGGGCCAGGGCACGCCGCATCCCAGAGCCTGAGCTGCGGCTGGCAGTGGGACCTCAGCAGGACAAAATGGCCATGAAGATAGTGTGCTGGAGCCTGGATGACTTGCAGGATTATTGCCAACCCCATGCCCCAG GTGCTCTGTTGAAGGCGGCCTTCATCTGCGCGGGAATCGTGAGCATCCACTCCAAGCTCCCGCTGAGTGAGCAGCTGCTGTGCACCTTCGGGGGTGGCTTTGAGCTACACACCTGGTCTGAGCTGCCCCATGGCTCTGGCCTCG GCACTAGCAGTATCCTGGCAGGGGCTGCCCTGGCTGCCTTGCAGCGGGCTGCGGGCCGGGCGGTGGGGATGGAGGCCCTGATCCACGCAGTGCTACACCTGGAGCAGGTTCTCACCACAG GAGGTGGCTGGCAGGACCAAGTGGGTGGCCTTATGCCTGGTATCAAGGTGGGACGCTCCCAGGCTCAGCTGCCACTGAAGGTAGAGGTGGAAGAGATCACTGTGCCTGCGAGTTTTGTACAGAAGCTCAATGACCACCTGCTCCTGGTGTACACTGGCAAGACCCGCCTGGCCCGGAATCTGTTGCAG GATGTACTGAGGAGCTGGTATGCCCGGCTGCCTGATGTCGTGCAGAATGCCCACAACCTGGTGCAGCACACTGAGGCCTGTGCTGAAGCCTTCCGCCAAG ggagCCTGCCTCTGCTGGGCCAGTGCCTAACGTCATACTGGGAGCAAAAGAAGCTCATGGCTCCAGGTTGTGAACCACTGGCTGTGCGGCATATGATGGATGTCTTGGCCCCCCACGTGCATGGCCAGAGCCTGGCAGGGGCAGGTGGCGGGGGCTTTCTCTATCTATTGACCAAGGAGCCACGGCAAAAGGAGGCTTTGGAAGCTGTGCTGGCCAAGACTGAG GGCCTTGGGAACTACAGTGTCCACTTGGTAGAAGTGGACACTCAGGGCCTGAGCCTGAAGCTACTGGGGACTGAGACCTCAACCTAA
- the FCSK gene encoding L-fucose kinase isoform X2, with product MGRDFPFDDCGRAFTCLPVENRQAPVEAVVCNLDCLLDIMSHRLGPGSPPGVWVCSTDMLLSVPTNPGISWDGFQGARVIALPGSMTYAQNHGVYLTDSQGFVLDIYYRGTEAEIQQCAKPDGRVPLVSGIAFFSVETAEHLLATHVSPPLDACTYMGLDSGARPVQLSLFFDILLCMARNVRREDFLVGRPPEMGQGDVDVADYLHGARAELWRELRDQPLTLAYVPDGSYSYMTNSASEFLHSLTFPGAPGAQIVHSQVEERQLLGTGSSVVSCLLEGPVQLGPGSVLQHCHLRGPIHIGTGCFVSGLDAAQSKALHGLELRDLILQGHHMQLHGSPGWAFTLTGRLDSWERQGTGTYLNMSWTEFFQKTGIRDWDLWDPDMPPTERCLLSARLFPVLHPSRALGPQDMLWMLDPQEDGGKALRAWRTSWRLSWEQLQQCLDRAATLASRRDLFFRQAQHKVRRVLEARQDLSLRPLIRAAVHEGCPGPLMATLDQVAAGAGDPGVAARALACVADVLGCMAEGQGGLRSGPAANPEWVQPFSYLECGDLAGGVEALAQERDKWLSRPALLVRAARHYEGAGQILIRQAVMSAQHFVSMEPVELPVPGQWVVAECPARVDFSGGWSDTPPLAYELGGAVLGLAVRVDGRRPIGARARRIPEPELRLAVGPQQDKMAMKIVCWSLDDLQDYCQPHAPGALLKAAFICAGIVSIHSKLPLSEQLLCTFGGGFELHTWSELPHGSGLGTSSILAGAALAALQRAAGRAVGMEALIHAVLHLEQVLTTGGGWQDQVGGLMPGIKVGRSQAQLPLKVEVEEITVPASFVQKLNDHLLLVYTGKTRLARNLLQDVLRSWYARLPDVVQNAHNLVQHTEACAEAFRQGSLPLLGQCLTSYWEQKKLMAPGCEPLAVRHMMDVLAPHVHGQSLAGAGGGGFLYLLTKEPRQKEALEAVLAKTEGLGNYSVHLVEVDTQGLSLKLLGTETST from the exons ATG GGCCGAGACTTCCCCTTCGATGACTGTGGCCGGGCCTTCACCTGCCTCCCTGTGGAGAACCGCCAGGCCCCTGTGGAGGCCGTAGTTTGCAACCTGGACTGCTTGCTGGACATCATGAGCCATCGG CTGGGCCCTGGCTCCCCACCAGGTGTGTGGGTCTGCAGTACTGACATGCTGCTGTCTGTTCCTACAAACCCAG GGATCAGCTGGGACGGCTTCCAGGGAGCCAGAGTGATCGCCCTTCCAGGGAGCATGACCTACGCCCAGAACCACGGTGTTTACCTCACTGACTCCCAG GGCTTCGTTTTGGACATTTACTACCGGGGCACCGAGGCAGAGATCCAGCAATGTGCCAAGCCTGATGGTCGGGTACCACTG GTTTCTGGGATTGCCTTTTTCTCTGTGGAGACTGCTGAGCACCTCCTGGCCACCCATGTGAGCCCGCCTCTGGACGCCTGCACCTACATGGGCTTGGACTCTGGAGCCCGGCCTGTCCAG CTGTCTCTATTTTTTGACATCCTGCTCTGCATGGCCCGAAATGTGAGAAGGGAGGACTTCCTGGTGGGGCGGCCCCCGGAGATGGGGCAAGGTGATGTGGACGTCGCAGATTATCTGCATGGTGCCCGGGCTGAGCTGTGGAGGGAGCTTCGTGATCAGCCCCTCACATTGG CATATGTCCCTGACGGTAGCTACAGCTACATGACCAACTCAGCCAGTGAGTTCCTGCACAGCCTCACATTCCCAGGAGCTCCTGGGGCCCAGATCGTGCACTCCCAAGTGGAG GAGCGGCAGCTACTGGGGACTGGGAGTTCTGTGGTCAGCTGCCTGCTGGAGGGCCCTGTGCAACTGGGTCCGGGAAGTGTCCTGCAGCACTGCCACCTGCGG GGCCCCATTCACATCGGCACTGGCTGCTTTGTGAGTGGCCTGGATGCAGCCCAGTCCAAGGCACTGCATGGCTTGGAGCTGCGTGACCTGATCCTGCAGGGACACCACATGCAGCTACATGGCTCCCCTGGCTGGGCCTTCACTCTCACTGGCCGACTGGACAGCTGGGAA aGACAGGGGAcaggaacgtatctcaacatgtCTTGGACTGAATTCTTCCAGAAGACAGGCATTCG AGACTGGGATCTGTGGGACCCAGACATGCCCCCCACTGAACGCTGCCTTCTCAGTGCCCGCCTCTTTCCCGTGCTCCACCCCTCGAgggccctggggccccaggaTATGCTGTGGATGCTGGACCCCCAGGAGGATGGGGGCAAAGCTCTGCGGGCTTGGCGAACCTCCTGGCGTCTCTCCTGGGAGCAGCTGCAGCAGTGCCTGGACCGGGCTGCCACACTGGCTTCCCGCCGGGACCTGTTTTTCCGCCAGGCCCAGCATAAGGTGAGGCGTGTGCTGGAGGCTCGGCAGGATCTCAGCCTGCGCCCGCTGATCCGGGCTGCTGTCCACgagggctgtcctgggcccctgaTGGCCACATTGGACCAGG TGGCAGCTGGTGCAGGAGACCCTGGTGTGGCAGCCCGGGCACTCGCCTGTGTGGCGGATGTACTGGGCTGCATGGCAGAGGGCCAAGGAGGCTTACGGAGTGGGCCAGCTGCCAACCCCGAGTGGGTGCAGCCCTTCTCGTATCTGGAGTGTGGAGACCTGGCAGGGGGTGTGGAGGCACTTGCTCAAGAGCGGGACAAGTGGCTGAGCAG ACCAGCCTTGCTAGTGCGAGCTGCCCGCCACTATGAGGGGGCTGGGCAGATCCTGATCCGCCAGGCTGTGATGTCAGCCCAACACTTTGTCTCCATGGAACCGGTGGAGCTGCCCGTACCTGGGCAGTGGGTGGTGGCTGAGTGCCCGGCTCGAGTGGATTTCTCTG GGGGCTGGAGTGACACACCGCCCCTTGCCTATGAGCTTGGTGGGGCAGTGCTGGGCCTGGCTGTGCGAGTGGATGGCCGCCGGCCCATTGGGGCCAGGGCACGCCGCATCCCAGAGCCTGAGCTGCGGCTGGCAGTGGGACCTCAGCAGGACAAAATGGCCATGAAGATAGTGTGCTGGAGCCTGGATGACTTGCAGGATTATTGCCAACCCCATGCCCCAG GTGCTCTGTTGAAGGCGGCCTTCATCTGCGCGGGAATCGTGAGCATCCACTCCAAGCTCCCGCTGAGTGAGCAGCTGCTGTGCACCTTCGGGGGTGGCTTTGAGCTACACACCTGGTCTGAGCTGCCCCATGGCTCTGGCCTCG GCACTAGCAGTATCCTGGCAGGGGCTGCCCTGGCTGCCTTGCAGCGGGCTGCGGGCCGGGCGGTGGGGATGGAGGCCCTGATCCACGCAGTGCTACACCTGGAGCAGGTTCTCACCACAG GAGGTGGCTGGCAGGACCAAGTGGGTGGCCTTATGCCTGGTATCAAGGTGGGACGCTCCCAGGCTCAGCTGCCACTGAAGGTAGAGGTGGAAGAGATCACTGTGCCTGCGAGTTTTGTACAGAAGCTCAATGACCACCTGCTCCTGGTGTACACTGGCAAGACCCGCCTGGCCCGGAATCTGTTGCAG GATGTACTGAGGAGCTGGTATGCCCGGCTGCCTGATGTCGTGCAGAATGCCCACAACCTGGTGCAGCACACTGAGGCCTGTGCTGAAGCCTTCCGCCAAG ggagCCTGCCTCTGCTGGGCCAGTGCCTAACGTCATACTGGGAGCAAAAGAAGCTCATGGCTCCAGGTTGTGAACCACTGGCTGTGCGGCATATGATGGATGTCTTGGCCCCCCACGTGCATGGCCAGAGCCTGGCAGGGGCAGGTGGCGGGGGCTTTCTCTATCTATTGACCAAGGAGCCACGGCAAAAGGAGGCTTTGGAAGCTGTGCTGGCCAAGACTGAG GGCCTTGGGAACTACAGTGTCCACTTGGTAGAAGTGGACACTCAGGGCCTGAGCCTGAAGCTACTGGGGACTGAGACCTCAACCTAA